A single genomic interval of Arthrobacter methylotrophus harbors:
- a CDS encoding type III polyketide synthase, producing the protein MPVYVRSLETAVPPTVLVQPQARDVFASQPGLTRLGSRLVKTCFDSAAIDTRFTAVAELTLENHSENPSFFDPVSGQVLSPSTKVRNEIFAVEATKLFIEAAKAAVGKCPDIDLLDITHVITVSCTGFFNPGPDYKVVRALGLSPAVQRYHLGFMGCYAAFPALRAARQFCQADPSAVVLVICVELCSLHVRTSNDPDTIMGSAIFADGAAAAVVTSREPEGPDPVIRLDHFETVLTPVGEEAMAWNIGDEGFEMILGTYVPHIIEEHITGALEPLLARDSSLAGLPYRDITHWAIHPGGRSILDKVESKLELTEEQLVPAREVLRNYGNMSSATVLFVLKHILGQTPAQREERICSMAFGPGLTVETGLFTRVSPAL; encoded by the coding sequence ATGCCGGTCTACGTGAGGTCTCTGGAAACTGCCGTACCGCCCACAGTGCTCGTACAGCCACAAGCACGTGACGTCTTTGCATCCCAACCTGGCTTGACGCGGCTCGGATCCCGGCTCGTGAAGACCTGCTTCGATTCAGCCGCCATTGACACCCGATTCACCGCCGTCGCCGAACTGACCTTAGAAAACCATTCCGAAAATCCGTCGTTCTTCGACCCCGTCTCGGGCCAGGTCCTGAGCCCCAGCACCAAGGTCCGCAACGAGATCTTTGCCGTCGAGGCCACCAAGCTGTTCATTGAGGCCGCCAAAGCCGCCGTCGGGAAATGTCCTGATATCGATTTACTCGACATAACTCACGTCATCACGGTGTCGTGTACCGGATTCTTCAACCCCGGACCCGATTACAAGGTGGTCCGTGCACTCGGGCTCAGCCCGGCGGTGCAGCGCTATCACCTGGGTTTCATGGGCTGCTACGCCGCGTTCCCCGCTCTCCGCGCAGCCCGGCAATTCTGTCAGGCTGACCCCTCAGCAGTCGTCCTCGTTATCTGCGTGGAGCTTTGCTCTCTCCACGTCCGCACCTCGAATGATCCGGACACCATCATGGGTTCGGCGATCTTTGCGGACGGTGCGGCGGCCGCCGTCGTGACTTCCCGCGAACCTGAAGGGCCGGACCCGGTGATCAGGCTGGATCATTTCGAGACAGTCCTGACACCCGTTGGCGAAGAAGCCATGGCCTGGAACATCGGTGACGAAGGCTTCGAAATGATTCTCGGAACATACGTGCCGCACATCATCGAGGAGCACATCACCGGAGCGCTCGAACCCCTGCTTGCACGGGATTCCTCCTTGGCCGGACTCCCCTACCGGGACATTACCCATTGGGCCATCCACCCCGGCGGCCGCAGCATCCTTGACAAAGTCGAATCGAAACTTGAACTCACCGAAGAGCAGCTCGTCCCAGCGCGCGAAGTCCTCCGCAACTACGGCAACATGAGCAGCGCCACCGTGCTCTTCGTCCTGAAACACATTCTGGGACAAACCCCGGCACAGCGTGAAGAACGCATCTGTTCCATGGCTTTCGGGCCCGGCCTCACGGTTGAGACGGGACTGTTCACCCGCGTTTCCCCTGCATTGTGA